The region ATTTTTGTCTCTCTCCATGACACCTGTCAGGGCGCAGACGTATGCTGCGACGTTTACATTTGAAATTCCGGCATCCGGACAACTAGGCCGTCCAGGTCATCGCTCATCACGATCTGGCATGACAGCCGGGACGTCGGTGTCCGTTCGGGCGTCATGCTCAGAATCTGATTCTCGTCATCGGAAGGCGTGCCGGTTTTGCCCGACCAGGCCTCATCCACCTGTACATGGCATGTACCGCAAGCACATTCCCCACCGCAGTCAGCATCAATTCCGGGCACCATTCTGTCGATGGCGACCTGCATCAACGGCTGTCCATTCTCGGCTTCAACCTGATGCTCCGTTCCGTCAAACTCGATAAATGTGACTGTCCCCACCGATCGCTCCTCATTTACTGAAATCACCGGGAGAATCCGCTAGCTCCAGCAGCCCCCAATTGGTGGATTATCCGGAATCACGGATTAGTTGAATTGTCTTTTTTCGCCATATAATTATCTTTTTACGCCACACACCCGGCCGAAGACCGAGAGGCATATGCATTTCAATCTGGCCCCCTTCACGCCATGAAAACCCAGGACCCCGGCGTTCCTGCTCGCTACTATCTGCGCATGCTGGAATACCTCGAGCTGCAGGACATCCCGCTGCGTAGGGTTCTGAAGCATTCGGGCATCAATCCTCAAGGACTCCAGGCACCCGATGCACACCTGCGTTTGAGCCAAATCGAATCGCTCGTCAATGTCCTTTTCGACGACTTATCGATCAGTAACGACATTGCCCTGGACTGGGGGGCGCTGCTTGGTGTGTCCACCCACAGCATTGTTGGCTTCGGCATGCTGAACAGTCCGAATATCGAGCACAGCCTGCAGTTTGTTGCACGGTTTTTCCGTCTGGTGATGCCAACCTTTTCCATGCGCTACGTTCGGCACAACGGCGGGGCCACCATCACCTGGCGTCCTATCGTTGGAATGAGTCCTCGCTGTCTGGACTTCCACATTGAGAGTATCGCCAACGCGGCCTACCGTGAGATTCGTGAACTGGCTCCAGGCTTGCCGATCTTTCGAGTGGACCTGTCCATCAAGGAGCCGGCGCACAAGGCCCGCTACCGAAAACTGACCGGGGCAAGCTGGCGTTTTGCTTGCCTAGAACGACCAGGCGCCATGATTCACTTCGACTTCGATGCGTCGATGTATCCCTTGAATACTGCCGATACCAATGCCTTCCGCGTTGCAGAGGAAAGATGTCGAGCCCTGCAACAGAGCGTTGCGGTAAAAGGTGCCTTCAAGAGCTGGGTGAGAATGATGTTGAGGGATGCAGGAAACGGCCAGCCCGACCTGAAGGATCTGGCCGGCGTATTGAATATTTCTACCCGAACCCTCAACCGGCACCTGCAGAATGAGGGCACCACTTTTCGTGAGATCGCTGGTCAGGTTCAGCACGAACTCGCCTGCAAGCGCCTGTGTGACCCGCATCTCAGCGTAACGGAGATTGCCTTGTCATTGGGCTTTACCGAAACAGCGAATTTCTCCCGCTTTTTCAAATCCAAGCAAGGCGTGAGCCCGCGTGCTTTTCGAAACCAGCAGCTTCGAGGCTAAGTGTTCAACGGCTACTCCCTGCTGGAGATTTTTATAGCATTTATCGGCTATCTGCATCCTAGGGTTGAAGGATCAGGGCGTTCAACCATGGCGAGTGTCGGCAGTGGGCGCATAGGGGTCAGTCGCCTTTTCGACGGCCTTTCCCGATTGCGGTCATTCGTTGATCACATTTCTGGCTAGGTCCGCATCACGAATGCGGTAGTTTCGTTGGTGGTCGGCGGCCAGAACATTGCCGTCAGACCAGTTGGGGACGGGTACGTATTTGAATCGCTGAGAGCAGCCATTCAGACGCCGCATCACACGTCCGGGTCAATCCAAGAATCTCGTTGAAACCCTTATCGAGGAAGACAAGGGTGAAGCGAGATCGGATCAGCAAGTGCTGCGCAGGCGAAAGTGCATGCGCACAGTTACCAGCGCCACCGACCCGAGCAAACGCTGTTCTACAGGCTCGTGGAGGAACACTATCCGGCGTTCTCGGAGCGGATAGCGGACGAGGGGAGGCCGCTGCCAGAATACGTACGCCGTGAGATTGACTAGTTCCTGCGCTGCGGGCGCCTGGAGCACGGCTTCCTGCGAGTGCGTTGCGTAAAATGTCAGGCTGATCTGGCGCTTCGGCTATAGTCGACCAAGCAAAAGAAGAGCTTTTTTCCTCCTGTAGACCGTGACTGCCGCCATGAATATCGCGCCCCCAATTGTGGAAGCTCTGGAAGCCTTTCTGCTGGATGCCGAAGATGATGCGCTGGAACTGGCGCTGGATCTGGCTAGGGCCGCAAATCTTGAACCCGTGGTTCTGCTGGAAAAACTGCCCACTCTGCGGGGCGACCCCGCTCGTAAGCGCCAAGCCGTGACCGCCGTACGTCGAAGCTACGGCTTGCCGCTGATACCGGGGCCTCCATGCCGATCATCGGCGTGAATACCGTCCGCATCCGCGTCATTGGCCATGCCGATCAGTGAACGGCTTAGGGTCCGGAAAAGGCACAAAGCACGGGTGGCAATTCACCGGATCAACGTCGGCAACGTTCTGACTGCGGACTATCTGGCAGACGTGCAGCAACGACCGCTCCCAGAACTCTGCGGACTACTAACTTGTGTAGGGATACATGCCCTTCGCGGCTCTTGTTGTTCGTCAGCTGTTTTACTTTTGTCACTTGGTCAACCTTTTTAGAGGACATTCTCCATTGCCTAATTAGTGCATCTGTTTCTGGGCAGAGTGCGTATTCACCCCGAACATTAGATATCGGGAGAGATGATGACGGCATACGGTGCGGTGTTGCTCTACGGAGCATTGATGATGGTGCTCACCCTGAGCTATGCGTTTCCTCGGGTGCCGCTAGCTCTATTGGGGAAGAGACAGCTAGACAGTTGGGAAAGGGACAAAGTCAACCCTGATTCAGCCATCTTTCAAAGGATGAAGCACGCCCATCTCAATATGACCGAGTCCTTTCCGGTCTTCGCGAGCGTCATCGTCATCGCCGGCTTACTAGATAATCTGCCTGCGGTTACGTCGCTAGCGCCATGGGTGCTCTATCTCCGCGTGGGTCAAGTAGTTGCTCACATTAGCGGAACGGGAGTAGCCTCGATTGGCGTTCGAGCAACATGCTTCGTCGGCCAAGTGCTCATTATTGGGATCATGATTTTTCAGATTCTGAGTTAACGAAAAATGGCCGTTATAACTCCCGGGCGCTCAGAAACCTAAACCGCGAAGTCTGCTTATCACATGAAACGGCCTGCCACCACTGGCGACCGAACGGCCGCTTCTGTTGAGGATTGTCTGACGCCCGCCCGCGAGCGGGGTTGAAGGGTTGGCAGAGAGGCGTCCGGCGGGTGTCGGAAAATCCCCGAGGGACGAAACCGCGGAGTCAGTGCGGTGAGCCTCCGGCGGGCACTGCCGCTATGGGGATTGGATATGGCGGTGGTGTCTGATTTTGGCCTGGCAACCGTTGGATCGTCAGCTTATAAGGTGGTTGATCGGGTATCGGTCGTTCGTAGAGCCTGTCGGGATGACCGTTTCTGGAGCGAAATGGCCTCGTTTTCCGGGCTGAGCACAAAGGGTTCCCCGCCACTCTGCGAGGTGACGTTTCCATGGGCGATGTTGTGGACGCAAACGAGATCATGGTGACGCCCGTGCAGGAGGCCCGGTGGAGCGATCCGGCAGCAGGATCTGCACGATGCCCATGGGCTTGCCGCAGTGCGGGTACGCAAAGGGGCTTTGCACCGGGCCGTGCGTGTTGATTTTCGGCTCGTCCGTATGGGGAGGGGCTTCGGGGGCTTGGACGCCAAGGCACTGCCGAGCTGTCTCGATGTGTTTCCGTCGGTCGGCATTGGCCAGCAGGCCGTAGTGCCGAATGCGATGGAAACCCTTGGGCAAGACATGCAGCAGAAAGCGCCGCATAAACTCTTCCGGGGCCAGTGTCATGGTCTTGTGCCGGGTGCGTCCTTTGGCGCGGTAGTCTTTCCAGCGGAAGGTCACGCCCTCGGCATGGATGGCTTTCAGCCGGCTGTTGGCAATGGCGACCCGGTGGGTGTATCGAGACAGATAGGCCAGCACTGCCTCCGGCCCGGCAAAGGGCTTCTTGGTATAGACCACCCATTCGCTTCGACGAAACGGGCGGAGCCATTCCCGGAAAGTGTCCGCATCCGCCAGCGATCGGTGCTCGCCAAAGAAATGCAGCCGTCGCTCGGCATGGGCAGCGGTGAGTCCGTCCAGGAAGAGCCGGCGAAACAGTCGGGATAGCACCCGGACCGGGAGGAAGAAACCCGGTCGGCATCCGATCCACTGCGTTCCGTCTCGGGATAATCCACCGCCCGGCACAATGCCGTGCACATGGGGATGATGGGTCATGGCGGATCCCCAGGTGTGCAGCACCAGCGTGGCCCCGATCCGGGCCCCGAGATGCTTCGGGTCGGCGGCAATCGTCCGCAAGGTTTCCGCGGTGGCCTGAAACAGCAAGCCGTACACCACGTCCTTGTTGGCATACGCGATGTCGCTGATCGCCGCGGGTAACGTAAAGACCACGTGGTAGTAGGCCACCGGCAGCAGATCCGCTTGCCGGAGTTCCAGCCAGCGTTTCGCAGCACTGCCCTGGCATTTGGGGCAATGCCGGTTGCGGCAGGAGTTATAGGCGATGTCATCGCCGCCACAGCTTTCGCAATGCAGCACATGCCCGCCCAGGGCGGCACTGCGGCATTGCTCGACCGCCGACATGACCTTGAGCTGACCGAGACTCAGGTGCCTGGCCTGCTGTTGGCGCCATCCGGCGCCGTAGCGGTGAAAGACATCGGCGACCTCCAGAGAAGGGCGCCCCATGACTCACGCCGGCGGGGCCACATCCTCCAGCGGGCTGATCACCTCGCGCAGGGCTTCGGTGGCGACCTGGGCGTACAGCGCTGTGGTGTCCAGTTTCTTGTGACCGAGCAGCACCTGTATCCGTCGGATATCCACCTTCCGCTCCAGCAGGTGGGTAGCGAAGCTGTGCCGCAGGGTGTGCATCGA is a window of Oceanococcus sp. HetDA_MAG_MS8 DNA encoding:
- a CDS encoding 2Fe-2S iron-sulfur cluster binding domain-containing protein, with the protein product MGTVTFIEFDGTEHQVEAENGQPLMQVAIDRMVPGIDADCGGECACGTCHVQVDEAWSGKTGTPSDDENQILSMTPERTPTSRLSCQIVMSDDLDGLVVRMPEFQM
- a CDS encoding AraC family transcriptional regulator ligand-binding domain-containing protein, translating into MKTQDPGVPARYYLRMLEYLELQDIPLRRVLKHSGINPQGLQAPDAHLRLSQIESLVNVLFDDLSISNDIALDWGALLGVSTHSIVGFGMLNSPNIEHSLQFVARFFRLVMPTFSMRYVRHNGGATITWRPIVGMSPRCLDFHIESIANAAYREIRELAPGLPIFRVDLSIKEPAHKARYRKLTGASWRFACLERPGAMIHFDFDASMYPLNTADTNAFRVAEERCRALQQSVAVKGAFKSWVRMMLRDAGNGQPDLKDLAGVLNISTRTLNRHLQNEGTTFREIAGQVQHELACKRLCDPHLSVTEIALSLGFTETANFSRFFKSKQGVSPRAFRNQQLRG
- a CDS encoding MAPEG family protein, which translates into the protein MTAYGAVLLYGALMMVLTLSYAFPRVPLALLGKRQLDSWERDKVNPDSAIFQRMKHAHLNMTESFPVFASVIVIAGLLDNLPAVTSLAPWVLYLRVGQVVAHISGTGVASIGVRATCFVGQVLIIGIMIFQILS
- a CDS encoding IS91 family transposase, with the protein product MGRPSLEVADVFHRYGAGWRQQQARHLSLGQLKVMSAVEQCRSAALGGHVLHCESCGGDDIAYNSCRNRHCPKCQGSAAKRWLELRQADLLPVAYYHVVFTLPAAISDIAYANKDVVYGLLFQATAETLRTIAADPKHLGARIGATLVLHTWGSAMTHHPHVHGIVPGGGLSRDGTQWIGCRPGFFLPVRVLSRLFRRLFLDGLTAAHAERRLHFFGEHRSLADADTFREWLRPFRRSEWVVYTKKPFAGPEAVLAYLSRYTHRVAIANSRLKAIHAEGVTFRWKDYRAKGRTRHKTMTLAPEEFMRRFLLHVLPKGFHRIRHYGLLANADRRKHIETARQCLGVQAPEAPPHTDEPKINTHGPVQSPFAYPHCGKPMGIVQILLPDRSTGPPARASP